GAAACTGGTCTATCAGCCAGAATTTACATTCCAAGTACCATTAGTTCAGGCCAAAAGTTGCCTGTTCTAGTGTACTATCATGGTGGGGGCTTCTTTATGGGTTCACCATTTTGTCCAGCATATCATAACCATGTTGCTGCTCTTGTAGCTGAGGCTAATATAATCGCAATTTCTGTTGATTACAGATTAGCCCCAGAACACCCTGTGCCAATAGGCTATGAAGATTCATGGATTGCACTTCAATGGGTTGCTTCTCACTATAATGGTCAAGGCCCTGAGGCCTGGCTGAGAGAACATGGTGATTTTCAGCGTTTTTTTCTGGCTGGGGACAGTATTGGAGGCAATATTGTGCACAACATGGCAGCACAAGCTGGGGTTGAAGGTCTCCAAGGAGTGAAATTATTAGGAGCTTGTTTGGTTCAACCTTACGTTAGTAAAACAGAAAGTGTTCACACTGGCGTGGAGGACAGATCATGGCTTTTTTCATGTCCAACAACAAGTGGTTTCGATGATCCAAGGATAAACCCGGCTGAGGATTCGAGGCTTTCGAGGCTAGGGTGCTCCAAGGTGCTCATTTTTATTGCTGAGAAGGATGATATGAGAGAGAGGGGTTTGTTCTATTATGAGACATTGAAGAAGAGCGGGTGGGAGGGAGAGGTGGAGATTGTGGAGACAGAAGGAGAGGATCATGTGTTTCATTTGTTCAACCCAAATTGTGAAAAGGCTCTGGCCTTGTTGAAAATGCTGGCTTCTTTCATAAATCAAGACAAGGCTTCTTAGTACTTAATTAGTACTTGCCAATGTCTTAGTTACTATTGAACTTGTATTAGCAATAATTACCTGATAGCAGGTTATTTAGCTATATTTCTGAGTTTGTGATGAGCTTAATTGCATTATAATAAAGGTGACAAGAACAAATGTCAACTCGCGGTGTTGATGGTTGATAAAACGCATTACATTTACAGCATGCTAAGCCAATTCGTATGAAATTGTGTTATTCCTGATTAAAGTCATTAaattcatatgattttttttttcttatggtATGTTTGGATGACAAGATTTGGGCACATAAATTTGGATTTGAGTtattaaaatccaaacactttgTTTGAAGGTATTTTGATAGTTTACTAAGGgtcaaaattttggatttaacaaattcatcaaagattttaaacctttgggtttgtttggttaGGGAGATAGAAAAG
This portion of the Castanea sativa cultivar Marrone di Chiusa Pesio chromosome 7, ASM4071231v1 genome encodes:
- the LOC142642760 gene encoding putative carboxylesterase 2, whose protein sequence is MDSGTSEVVHEFLPYFRAYKDGRVERNFGTDIVPPSINSQSGISTKDVEIVKETGLSARIYIPSTISSGQKLPVLVYYHGGGFFMGSPFCPAYHNHVAALVAEANIIAISVDYRLAPEHPVPIGYEDSWIALQWVASHYNGQGPEAWLREHGDFQRFFLAGDSIGGNIVHNMAAQAGVEGLQGVKLLGACLVQPYVSKTESVHTGVEDRSWLFSCPTTSGFDDPRINPAEDSRLSRLGCSKVLIFIAEKDDMRERGLFYYETLKKSGWEGEVEIVETEGEDHVFHLFNPNCEKALALLKMLASFINQDKAS